The following proteins are encoded in a genomic region of Liolophura sinensis isolate JHLJ2023 chromosome 7, CUHK_Ljap_v2, whole genome shotgun sequence:
- the LOC135471419 gene encoding lysosomal proton-coupled steroid conjugate and bile acid symporter SLC46A3-like: MATLEDVQAKNQSAHVLPPTEVIQAPRTFGGRVLLIYVVTFLYIFSSAVQSSLSVQFIFYLVESDHNDSSVSNISVCETDENSSRYNDLEHVEEKAAEIQIFLSVATGVPSVIMCLVFGSLSDRMGRRFLFALPVCGIMIRAAAYAVVSHWTLSLYYLLIGHLLEGFSGGFSCFLLGAFAGSSDITSEGRRRSFLIAIIEASAILSAGVGSLVLGYMIQGCGYTYPNLLVIAISVINFVTIKMALPETKPETPKEKLRFTAFASAVKRVFRIYFVKDKGLIRCKLILCWTAFFITSITYIGSIGVETLYVKNRPLCWDSIKIGYFGSIKSVCSALAATFVIRLMQCCLGDIGIAVTCGLAKIASFVLQGFADTDLKMYAVAVVGMPGIGLMAMTRSIMSKSTAPENIGSMFASVACAEAATTITGGVLFNAIYKSTIHEEHGIVFFVMAAILGVVLFIYGGIYWVTRVSSLPAKAILRADETTALLPNEKSMTTK; this comes from the exons ATGGCTACCCTTGAAGATGTACAGGCGAAGAACCAGTCTGCCCATGTCCTGCCGCCCACGGAAGTTATTCAAGCTCCCCGAACATTCGGGGGCCGTGTTCTCCTAATCTACGTCGTTAcgtttttgtacatattttccTCTGCAGTTCAGAGTTCTCTTAGTGTACAGTTTATATTTTACCTGGTGGAATCTGATCACAATGATTCAAGCGTTTCCAACATTTCTGTTTGTGAAACTGATGAAAATAGCAGTCGGTACAATGACCTAGAACATGTTGAGGAGAAAGCGGCAGAAATACAGATATTCCTGTCAGTGGCCACAGGGGTACCTTCCGTGATCATGTGTCTTGTATTCGGTTCCCTCTCCGATCGTATGGGCAGGCGATTTCTCTTCGCTTTGCCTGTTTGTGGCATTATGATTCGCGCAGCGGCCTATGCTGTAGTTAGCCACTGGACTCTCTCGTTATATTATCTGTTAATTGGGCATCTACTTGAAGGGTTTAGTGGTGGGTTTTCTTGCTTTCTGTTGGGCGCTTTTGCTGGTTCCTCTGACATTACATCAGAGGGCAGACGTCGATCCTTCTTAATAGCCATTATCGAAGCCTCGGCCATACTTTCTGCCGGTGTCGGCAGCCTCGTTTTGGGCTATATGATCCAGGGTTGTGGTTACACGTATCCGAATTTACTAGTCATTGCCATATCTGTGATAAATTTTGTAACCATTAAAATGGCGTTACCCGAGACTAAACCAGAGACACCGAAAGAGAAGCTAAGGTTTACTGCCTTTGCATCAGCTGTGAAGAGAGTCTTTCGCATCTATTTCGTTAAAGATAAAGGCTTAATCCGCTGTAAGCTAATACTGTGTTGGACAGCATTCTTTATAACGTCGATTACCTATATAGGCTCCATTGGTGTAGAAACCCTGTACGTGAAGAATCGCCCACTTTGTTGGGATTCCATAAAAATAGGCTACTTTGGCAGTATCAAATCTGTGTGTTCGGCTCTGGCGGCCACATTTGTAATTCGACTAATGCAGTGCTGTCTGGGAGACATTGGGATCGCAGTAACCTGTGGTTTGGCCAAAATAGCCTCCTTTGTTCTTCAAGGGTTTGCTGACACGGACCTTAAAATGTATGCAG TTGCCGTTGTCGGGATGCCAGGGATAGGGCTGATGGCCATGACCAGATCTATTATGTCTAAGTCTACGGCTCCAGAGAACATCG GCAGTATGTTCGCAAGCGTCGCCTGTGCAGAGGCAGCCACAACGATAACGGGCGGGGTCCTGTTCAACGCAATCTACAAATCAACGATCCACGAAGAACATGGGATCGTCTTCTTCGTTATGGCGGCAATACTTGGTGTGGTTCTCTTTATTTACGG GGGGATCTACTGGGTGACCCGTGTCAGCAGTTTACCAGCCAAAGCGATTTTACGTGCCGATGAAACTACAGCACTGCTGCCAAACGAGAAAAGCATgacaaccaaataa